A part of Numenius arquata chromosome 2, bNumArq3.hap1.1, whole genome shotgun sequence genomic DNA contains:
- the GALNT4 gene encoding polypeptide N-acetylgalactosaminyltransferase 4 translates to MRIRLARRWTWVRKSCVFLGFLMIAYFVVELSVSAFGSSLAGESITKGKWERRFSDRAEEAVDLARPVYDKFPPDPYAPGEWGKPSRLQLNPEEKKQEEELIEKYAINIYLSDKISLHRHIEDNRMSGCKTKSYDYRRLPTTSVIIAFYNEAWSTLLRTIHSVLETSPSVLLKEIILVDDLSDKVYLKTELEKYISSLKRVRLIRTNKREGLVRARLIGATFATGDVLTFLDCHCECVSGWLEPLLERIAENETVIVCPVIDTIDWKTFEYYMQTAEPMIGGFDWRLTFQWHSVPKHERLRRKSETDPIRSPTMAGGLFAVSKKYFEYLGTYDTGMDVWGGENLELSFRVWQCGGMLEIHPCSHVGHVFPKRAPYARPNFLQNTARAAEVWMDGYKEHFYNRNPSARKENYGDISERKILRERLKCKSFNWYLKNIFPELHVPEDRPGWHGAIRSAGIPSECLDYVLPEHHPTGAHLSLFGCHGQGGNQFFEYTSNKEIRFNSVTELCAEVPEHEDFIGMRNCPKDGSPIPEIIIWHFKEDGTIYHPRSGKCLTAYRTAEGRADVQMRTCNAADKNQIWKFEK, encoded by the coding sequence GATGATCGCTTACTTCGTGGTCGAGCTGTCGGTTTCTGCCTTCGGGTCCTCCCTTGCCGGGGAGAGCATCACCAAAGGGAAATGGGAGAGGCGCTTTTCTGACAGAGCAGAAGAGGCTGTGGATTTGGCTCGTCCAGTTTATGACAAATTCCCGCCTGATCCTTATGCCCCAGGAGAATGGGGTAAGCCCTCTCGCCTGCAGCTGAAtcctgaggaaaagaaacaggaagaagagCTGATTGAGAAGTATGCAATTAATATCTACTTGAGTGATAAAATCTCCCTCCACCGGCACATTGAAGATAATCGAATGAGTGGCTGTAAAACTAAATCTTACGACTACAGGAGACTGCCCACGACGTCTGTTATAATTGCTTTTTACAATGAAGCCTGGTCAACGTTGCTACGGACGATACATAGTGTTCTTGAAACATCACCTTCAGTGCTTCTAAAAGAAATTATACTGGTGGATGACTTGAGTGACAAAGTGTATTTGAAGACTGAACTTGAAAAATATATAAGCAGTCTGAAAAGAGTTCGTTTGATAAGAACTAACAAACGAGAAGGATTAGTTCGTGCACGTTTAATTGGTGCTACCTTTGCTACTGGTGATGTCCTCACATTTCTAGACTGTCACTGTGAATGTGTCTCTGGCTGGCTGGAACCACTGCTCGAGAGGATTGCTGAGAACGAGACTGTTATTGTTTGTCCTGTCATTGACACCATTGACTGGAAAACATTTGAATACTACATGCAAACAGCAGAGCCCATGATTGGGGGGTTTGACTGGCGGCTGACATTCCAGTGGCACTCTGTGCCTAAACATGAACGTCTCAGGCGCAAATCTGAAACCGACCCCATTAGATCCCCAACTATGGCTGGTGGCTTGTTTGCTGTCAGCAAGAAGTATTTTGAATACCTGGGTACCTATGATACAGGAATGGatgtttggggaggggagaacTTAGAATTATCATTTAGGGTTTGGCAGTGTGGAGGCATGTTGGAAATTCATCCGTGCTCCCATGTAGGCCATGTGTTTCCAAAGCGTGCACCGTATGCTAGACCGAATTTCCTGCAGAACACAGCACGTGCTGCTGAGGTGTGGATGGATGGGTACAAAGAGCACTTTTACAACAGAAATCcttcagcaagaaaagaaaactatGGagatatttctgaaagaaaaatactaagaGAGCGTTTGAAATGCAAGAGTTTTaactggtatttaaaaaacatatttcctGAGCTGCATGTACCAGAAGATCGTCCTGGCTGGCATGGTGCTATCCGCAGTGCAGGAATACCTTCGGAATGCCTTGACTATGTGTTACCAGAACATCATCCTACTGGGGCTCATCTTTCTCTGTTCGGATGTCATGGTCAGGGAGGCAATCAATTTTTTGAATACACATCAAATAAGGAGATTAGATTTAACTCTGTAACTGAGCTATGTGCTGAAGTCCCTGAGCATGAAGATTTCATAGGTATGAGGAACTGCCCAAAAGACGGATCTCCTATCCCAGAAATTATTATATGGCATTTCAAAGAAGATGGAACTATCTATCATCCTCGTTCAGGAAAGTGCCTTACTGCTTATCGTACAGCTGAGGGGCGTGCTGATGTGCAAATGAGAACTTGTAATGCTGCAGATAAAAATCAGATTTGGAAATTTGAGAAATAG